From the Rhodoferax sp. WC2427 genome, one window contains:
- the wecB gene encoding non-hydrolyzing UDP-N-acetylglucosamine 2-epimerase, which translates to MNTPVLQRPILISVGTRPEIIKMAPVYAELRRRGMPVAWVHTGQHREMADTLYTFFDIQPEHEVVLQRRNASLAHLNALLLEGLADVYERVQPRAVLVHGDTTSTLASAQAAFYLDVPIGHVEAGLRTGNPREPFPEEKNRELTARLARWHFAPTAGAAANLDKEGVPGHAVHTVGNSAVDAALSGTARLEQLLADGTLALPLELRALQPHLAHCKLMTVTAHRRENWGAGITHIARAVGQLLTQHPDLAVVWPVHGNPAVRDTVYAELGGLAARLGGRLTLCPPLDYPALLWCLQRSALALTDSGGIQEEGAALSCPVLVLRDTTERPELIEAGAGMIVGTDTDRIVRTVAQLLDDGRLLQCMRQAVNPFGDGRTAARIADVLARDLESSPCA; encoded by the coding sequence ATGAATACCCCCGTCCTCCAACGCCCCATCCTCATCTCGGTCGGTACCCGCCCGGAAATCATCAAGATGGCCCCGGTCTACGCCGAACTGCGCCGCCGCGGCATGCCCGTGGCCTGGGTCCACACCGGCCAGCACCGAGAAATGGCCGACACGCTGTACACGTTCTTTGACATCCAGCCCGAACACGAAGTGGTGCTGCAGCGGCGCAACGCCAGTCTGGCCCACCTGAACGCCTTGCTGCTGGAAGGCCTGGCCGATGTGTATGAGCGGGTGCAGCCCCGGGCGGTGCTGGTGCACGGCGACACCACCAGCACCCTGGCCTCGGCCCAAGCTGCCTTCTACCTGGATGTACCCATTGGCCACGTGGAAGCCGGCCTGCGCACCGGCAACCCCCGCGAGCCTTTTCCCGAAGAAAAGAACCGCGAACTTACCGCCCGGCTGGCCCGCTGGCATTTCGCCCCCACCGCCGGTGCAGCGGCCAACCTGGACAAGGAAGGTGTACCGGGCCACGCGGTACATACCGTGGGCAATTCGGCCGTGGACGCCGCACTGTCCGGTACCGCCCGCCTGGAGCAACTGCTGGCCGATGGCACGCTGGCCTTGCCCCTTGAGCTGCGAGCCCTGCAGCCACACTTGGCGCACTGCAAGCTCATGACCGTTACCGCCCACCGCCGCGAAAACTGGGGTGCGGGCATCACCCATATCGCCCGCGCCGTGGGCCAGTTGCTCACCCAGCACCCCGACCTGGCCGTGGTCTGGCCAGTGCATGGCAACCCAGCGGTGCGCGACACCGTGTATGCCGAGCTGGGCGGTCTGGCCGCTCGTCTGGGCGGGCGGCTCACGCTGTGCCCGCCGCTGGACTACCCAGCGCTGCTGTGGTGCCTGCAGCGCAGTGCGCTGGCCCTGACCGACTCGGGCGGCATCCAGGAAGAAGGGGCGGCCCTGTCCTGCCCGGTGCTGGTGCTGCGCGACACCACCGAGCGCCCCGAGCTGATCGAGGCCGGTGCCGGCATGATTGTGGGCACCGATACCGACCGCATTGTGCGCACCGTAGCCCAGCTGCTGGACGACGGCCGGTTGCTGCAGTGCATGCGCCAGGCGGTGAACCCGTTTGGCGATGGCCGCACCGCCGCCCGTATCGCCGACGTACTGGCCCGTGATCTCGAAAGCTCTCCATGCGCGTGA
- a CDS encoding YaiO family outer membrane beta-barrel protein, whose product MRVNLKLHTLQAATGLALAVAAGTVRAQDLPPVTWDVQANHSQLSAGLPDGESLSVRASVPLPQGNSMTAELMQERKFGAKGGVLALAYTRVLNPDWFATGTLVVGNGGPNWAKWRTDMQISAKWLEQRQLVTSGALYHAVFDGGRSDSGLRLSAALYLADPAVLEAGVTFNLSQPGSVNSDMPYVALTLGREGQQYLSLRVSNGTEAYQALGTGVQLVNFHSRTVGATWRRWVGPQWGFTAQAEHYRNPTYQRQTLGLGLFAQW is encoded by the coding sequence ATGCGCGTGAACCTGAAGCTCCACACACTCCAGGCCGCGACCGGCTTGGCCCTTGCCGTGGCCGCAGGGACCGTGCGGGCGCAAGACCTGCCGCCGGTCACCTGGGACGTGCAGGCCAACCACAGCCAATTGTCCGCGGGGCTACCGGACGGTGAATCCCTCTCGGTCCGTGCCAGCGTGCCTTTGCCGCAAGGCAACAGCATGACTGCCGAGCTGATGCAGGAGCGCAAATTCGGTGCCAAAGGCGGTGTCTTGGCACTGGCCTATACCCGAGTTCTCAACCCGGACTGGTTTGCCACGGGCACACTGGTGGTGGGCAACGGCGGGCCTAATTGGGCCAAATGGCGCACCGATATGCAAATCTCTGCCAAATGGCTGGAGCAGCGCCAACTGGTGACCTCGGGCGCGCTATACCACGCGGTGTTTGACGGTGGGCGCAGTGACTCCGGGCTGCGCCTGTCGGCCGCCCTGTACCTGGCCGACCCGGCTGTGCTGGAGGCCGGGGTGACCTTCAACCTGAGCCAGCCCGGCAGCGTCAACTCGGACATGCCGTATGTGGCCCTCACGCTGGGGCGCGAGGGCCAGCAGTACCTCAGCTTGCGTGTTTCCAATGGCACCGAGGCCTACCAGGCGCTGGGCACGGGCGTGCAGTTGGTCAACTTCCACAGCCGCACCGTGGGTGCCACCTGGCGGCGCTGGGTCGGTCCGCAGTGGGGTTTCACCGCCCAGGCCGAACACTACCGCAATCCCACCTACCAGCGCCAGACACTGGGCCTGGGTCTGTTTGCGCAGTGGTAG
- a CDS encoding ammonium transporter — translation MKKLLASLALGLGLMWGGSFAQAQAPAADAASAPAMAVSAEAKPADAAPAPAAAPAPAAAEAAASAPADAASAPPAPVPNKGDTAWMMLSTLLVILMTVPGLALFYGGLVRSKNMLSVLMQVMVTFSMIIVLWFIYGYSLAFTEGNAYVGGFDRLFMKGIWDNAAGTFANAATFSKGVYIPEIVFAAFQATFAGITCCLIVGAFAERIKFSAVLLFSALWFTFSYAPIAHMVWFWMGPDAYSSKEVVDAMNLKAGLIWQWGALDFAGGTVVHINAAVAGLVGAFMIGKRVGYGKESMAPHSLTLTMVGASLLWVGWFGFNAGSALEANGFAALAFINTLGATAAAVLAWCVGEALMKGKASMLGAASGAVAGLVAITPAAGNVGIGGGLVIGFLAGFACLWGVHGLKKILGADDTLDVFGVHGVGGILGALLTGVFNSPSLGGPSTVADWVSVGMTPADAYSVGAQVWIQLKAVLLTICWSGVVAAVSYKIVDLTVGLRVTEEEEREGLDISSHGETAYNR, via the coding sequence ATGAAAAAACTACTAGCATCCCTGGCTCTCGGCTTGGGGTTAATGTGGGGCGGATCTTTCGCCCAGGCACAAGCTCCTGCCGCCGATGCTGCCAGCGCTCCGGCGATGGCGGTGTCTGCCGAGGCCAAACCTGCCGATGCGGCCCCAGCACCTGCTGCTGCGCCTGCACCGGCAGCTGCCGAAGCCGCCGCGTCTGCTCCCGCAGATGCCGCTTCGGCACCTCCCGCTCCCGTACCCAACAAGGGCGACACCGCCTGGATGATGCTGTCCACGCTGTTGGTCATCTTGATGACCGTGCCCGGCCTGGCCCTGTTCTACGGCGGCCTGGTGCGCAGCAAGAACATGCTGTCGGTGCTGATGCAGGTGATGGTCACGTTCTCGATGATCATCGTGCTGTGGTTCATTTACGGCTACAGCCTGGCGTTCACCGAAGGCAACGCCTATGTGGGTGGCTTTGACCGCCTGTTCATGAAGGGCATCTGGGACAACGCTGCGGGCACATTCGCCAACGCCGCCACGTTCAGCAAGGGTGTCTACATACCTGAAATCGTGTTTGCCGCCTTCCAGGCGACATTCGCCGGTATCACCTGCTGCCTGATCGTCGGTGCCTTCGCAGAACGCATCAAGTTCTCCGCCGTGCTGCTGTTCTCGGCCCTCTGGTTCACCTTCAGCTACGCCCCGATCGCCCACATGGTGTGGTTCTGGATGGGCCCTGACGCTTACTCCAGCAAGGAAGTGGTCGATGCGATGAACCTCAAGGCCGGTCTGATCTGGCAATGGGGCGCGCTGGACTTTGCAGGCGGTACCGTGGTGCACATCAACGCCGCTGTGGCCGGTCTGGTCGGTGCATTCATGATCGGCAAGCGCGTCGGTTACGGCAAGGAATCCATGGCACCCCACAGCCTGACGCTGACCATGGTTGGTGCTTCCCTGCTGTGGGTGGGCTGGTTCGGCTTCAATGCCGGTTCCGCTCTGGAAGCCAACGGCTTTGCCGCCCTGGCCTTCATCAACACCCTGGGCGCTACCGCGGCTGCGGTGCTGGCATGGTGCGTCGGCGAAGCGCTGATGAAGGGCAAGGCTTCGATGCTGGGTGCCGCATCCGGTGCCGTGGCTGGTTTGGTGGCCATTACGCCAGCGGCCGGTAACGTCGGCATCGGCGGTGGCCTGGTGATTGGTTTCCTGGCTGGTTTCGCCTGCCTGTGGGGTGTCCATGGCCTGAAGAAAATCCTGGGCGCAGACGACACACTGGACGTGTTCGGCGTGCACGGCGTGGGCGGTATCCTGGGTGCGCTGTTGACCGGCGTGTTCAACTCGCCTAGCCTGGGTGGCCCGTCCACCGTGGCCGACTGGGTCTCGGTAGGCATGACCCCCGCAGACGCTTACTCGGTAGGTGCACAGGTCTGGATCCAGCTGAAGGCTGTGTTGCTGACCATCTGCTGGTCCGGTGTTGTGGCAGCCGTCTCTTACAAGATCGTGGACCTGACCGTCGGTCTGCGTGTCACGGAAGAAGAAGAGCGCGAAGGCCTGGACATCAGCTCCCACGGCGAAACCGCGTACAACCGCTAA
- a CDS encoding diguanylate cyclase — protein sequence MLTPAVRIALGLVSLMVTLVLIGEVFTGYPPDREASARRHRGQVARIVGGEVVVALRTGVADLPAPDSTVQRVLKDAQLREPKLLSVRVIGASGQPLAQVGEHARGWRLEPGELSNADNIRVPLISNGNAWGEVQLVFEPALPTTLRGWLHDPLAQWLVFIAGVGFVAFALYLRRVLRHLDPNAAVPERVRNAFDTLTEGVLVLDLTGRIMLANQAFCELCNENAQALTGVDANKLTWMLAALPPDAQAPPWRQAVQQKKAVLGVPLTLELEGLPRRELVMNCAPITEGANQVRGCLATFSDVTELHERTERLQVAMGELSASQREIERKNEELTLLATRDALTGIFNRRSLMQQAEQRFAEAGAAATPISCIMCDIDHFKQVNDKFGHAGGDQVIQGAAKALSRGLRLGDFVGRYGGEEFCIILPGGTAAQAVEIAERLREDIDANLGSALRDHVGVKVTMSFGVAEIGPHVPDPATLIDLADQALYHSKKNGRNRVTTWSPTAVVSAEPIANG from the coding sequence ATGTTGACCCCCGCGGTGCGCATCGCACTGGGACTGGTGTCGCTGATGGTCACACTGGTGCTGATCGGCGAGGTGTTCACCGGCTATCCGCCCGACCGCGAGGCAAGCGCGCGTCGCCACCGTGGCCAGGTGGCACGCATCGTGGGCGGCGAGGTGGTGGTGGCGCTACGCACGGGCGTGGCCGATCTGCCTGCTCCCGACTCCACCGTGCAGCGCGTACTGAAGGATGCCCAGCTGCGCGAGCCGAAATTGCTGTCGGTGCGGGTTATCGGTGCAAGCGGCCAGCCACTGGCCCAGGTGGGCGAGCATGCGCGTGGCTGGCGGCTGGAGCCCGGGGAGCTGTCGAATGCCGACAACATCCGCGTGCCGCTGATCTCCAACGGCAATGCCTGGGGCGAGGTGCAACTCGTTTTCGAGCCCGCGCTACCGACCACGCTGCGCGGCTGGCTGCACGATCCGCTGGCCCAATGGCTGGTGTTCATCGCGGGTGTGGGCTTCGTGGCGTTCGCGTTGTACCTGCGGCGCGTGTTGCGGCACCTGGACCCGAACGCCGCGGTGCCCGAGCGCGTACGCAATGCCTTCGATACCCTCACCGAGGGCGTGCTGGTGCTCGACCTGACCGGCCGCATCATGCTGGCCAACCAAGCCTTCTGCGAACTATGCAACGAAAATGCGCAGGCGCTGACCGGAGTCGATGCCAACAAGCTGACCTGGATGCTGGCCGCCCTGCCGCCAGACGCCCAGGCCCCACCCTGGCGCCAGGCGGTGCAGCAGAAGAAGGCAGTGCTCGGGGTGCCACTGACGCTGGAGCTTGAAGGGCTGCCGCGCCGCGAACTGGTGATGAACTGCGCCCCCATCACCGAAGGTGCCAACCAGGTGCGCGGTTGCCTGGCCACGTTTTCCGACGTGACCGAACTGCACGAACGCACCGAACGGCTCCAGGTGGCCATGGGCGAGCTCAGCGCCTCGCAGCGCGAGATTGAACGCAAGAATGAAGAGCTCACGCTGCTGGCCACACGCGACGCACTGACCGGCATCTTCAACCGCCGCTCCCTGATGCAACAGGCCGAACAGCGCTTTGCCGAGGCCGGGGCAGCGGCCACACCCATCAGTTGCATCATGTGCGACATCGACCACTTCAAACAGGTCAACGACAAATTCGGCCACGCAGGCGGCGACCAGGTGATCCAGGGTGCGGCAAAAGCCCTGTCGCGCGGACTGCGGCTGGGCGATTTTGTGGGCCGCTATGGCGGCGAAGAGTTTTGCATCATATTGCCCGGTGGCACGGCGGCCCAGGCCGTGGAAATAGCCGAGCGGTTGCGCGAAGACATCGACGCAAACCTGGGTAGCGCGCTGCGCGACCACGTCGGCGTGAAGGTCACGATGAGCTTCGGCGTGGCCGAGATCGGCCCACACGTGCCCGACCCGGCCACACTGATCGACCTGGCCGACCAGGCCCTCTACCACTCCAAAAAGAACGGCCGCAACCGCGTCACCACCTGGTCGCCAACCGCCGTTGTCTCAGCGGAGCCCATTGCAAACGGATGA
- the glnK gene encoding P-II family nitrogen regulator, whose translation MKLVTAIIKPFKLDEVREALSSIGVQGITVTEVKGFGRQKGHTELYRGAEYVVDFLPKVKIEAAIADELVDRVIEAVEGAARTGKIGDGKIFVYNLEQVVRIRTGETGKEAL comes from the coding sequence ATGAAACTAGTCACCGCCATCATCAAACCCTTCAAGCTGGACGAAGTGCGCGAAGCCCTGTCCAGCATTGGTGTGCAGGGTATCACCGTGACGGAAGTCAAAGGTTTTGGTCGCCAAAAGGGCCACACCGAGCTGTACCGTGGTGCCGAGTATGTGGTCGATTTCTTGCCCAAGGTCAAGATTGAAGCCGCCATCGCCGACGAACTGGTCGACCGCGTGATCGAAGCCGTGGAAGGCGCAGCGCGCACCGGCAAGATCGGCGACGGCAAGATTTTTGTTTACAACTTGGAGCAAGTTGTACGCATCCGCACGGGTGAAACCGGCAAAGAAGCGCTGTAA
- a CDS encoding SMP-30/gluconolactonase/LRE family protein has protein sequence MTWTTVTTEPNALGESPFWHPQEKRLYWVDVPGKLLQRLDIASGVVERWAMPSEPGCIAPATGGGLVVALRDGIYRAPVWGGEMALLAAAPYDPATTRFNDGKCDPQGRFWASTIYEPRDARKAELYCLEGSTLRSMAGNAITGNGLAWSPDGKTLYWSDTPHHIVHAWDWDAVPNVLSHYREFLHMAPKPAGWQPGMPGYGGRPDGAAVDVQGNYYSAQFEGQRLCKFSPDGDLLNAYALPVRCPTMPCFGGDDLQTLYLTTGRHGRPAAELEAMPASGCVLSMRVEVPGLPVNFFHA, from the coding sequence ATGACCTGGACCACCGTTACCACCGAACCCAACGCCCTGGGCGAATCGCCGTTCTGGCACCCGCAGGAAAAGCGCCTGTACTGGGTCGATGTGCCCGGCAAGCTGCTGCAGCGGCTGGACATAGCCAGCGGCGTGGTGGAGCGCTGGGCCATGCCCAGCGAGCCCGGCTGCATCGCCCCGGCCACCGGCGGCGGCCTGGTGGTGGCGCTGCGCGACGGGATTTACCGCGCGCCGGTCTGGGGCGGCGAGATGGCCCTGCTGGCCGCCGCGCCCTACGACCCGGCCACCACCCGCTTCAACGACGGCAAATGCGACCCGCAGGGCCGTTTCTGGGCCAGCACCATCTACGAGCCGCGCGATGCCCGCAAGGCCGAGCTGTACTGCCTGGAAGGCAGCACGCTGCGCAGCATGGCGGGCAATGCCATCACCGGCAACGGCCTGGCCTGGTCGCCTGACGGCAAGACGCTGTACTGGTCGGACACGCCGCACCACATCGTCCACGCCTGGGACTGGGATGCCGTGCCCAATGTGCTGTCGCACTACCGCGAATTTCTGCACATGGCGCCCAAGCCCGCGGGCTGGCAACCCGGCATGCCCGGCTACGGTGGACGCCCGGATGGCGCGGCGGTGGACGTGCAGGGTAACTACTATTCCGCCCAGTTTGAAGGCCAGCGCCTGTGCAAGTTCTCGCCCGACGGCGACCTGCTCAACGCCTATGCGCTGCCGGTGCGCTGCCCCACCATGCCCTGCTTTGGCGGCGACGATCTGCAAACCCTGTACCTCACCACCGGCCGCCATGGTCGCCCCGCCGCCGAGCTGGAGGCGATGCCCGCATCCGGCTGCGTACTGTCCATGCGGGTGGAAGTGCCGGGCCTGCCCGTCAACTTCTTCCACGCCTGA
- a CDS encoding YifB family Mg chelatase-like AAA ATPase: protein MGLCLVQSRALLGLDAPAVTVEVHLTNGLPSFTLVGLADVEVKEARERVRSAIQNAGLEFPHNKRITVNLAPADLPKDSGRFDLPIALGILAASGQIDSERLAGHVFAGELSLSGALRPVRGALAMSLALHTQQVQTRLVLPPGSAEEAALVPDAQVFCAHHLLDVVQQFLPLGDGGDGEAAPGDGWARLANTALPDTAHLQGYADLADVKGQAGAKRALEIAAAGSHSLLLVGPPGSGKSMLAQRFAGLLPPMTVIEALQSAAIASLGGSFALERWATRPTCSPHHTASAVALVGGGSPPRPGEISLAHHGVLFLDEMPEFPRAALEALREPLETGHITIARAARRAQFPARFQLIAAMNPCPCGYLGSHQRACRCSPDQVARYQGKLSGPLIDRIDLHLEVPALPAEDLLHAPPGESTAAIRERCSTARQRAMDRQGSTNQALQGKAIDQAVALEPAAARFLHGAAAKLGWSARGIHRALKVARTIADLEGAATTQVHHVAEAMQYRRVLRGGGIAG from the coding sequence ATGGGCTTATGTTTGGTGCAAAGCCGGGCTTTGCTGGGCTTGGATGCCCCCGCGGTCACCGTCGAGGTGCATTTAACCAATGGCCTGCCCAGCTTCACCCTGGTGGGTTTGGCCGATGTCGAGGTCAAAGAGGCCCGCGAACGGGTGCGCTCGGCCATCCAGAACGCCGGACTGGAGTTTCCGCACAACAAACGCATCACCGTCAACCTGGCCCCCGCCGACCTGCCCAAGGACTCGGGCCGGTTTGACCTGCCCATCGCGCTGGGCATCCTGGCCGCCAGCGGCCAGATCGACAGCGAACGCCTGGCCGGGCATGTTTTTGCCGGGGAGTTGTCACTGTCCGGGGCGTTGCGTCCGGTGCGCGGCGCGCTGGCCATGAGCCTGGCCCTGCACACCCAACAGGTGCAAACCCGCCTGGTGCTGCCCCCTGGCAGTGCCGAAGAGGCCGCCTTGGTGCCCGATGCCCAGGTGTTTTGCGCCCACCACCTGCTCGATGTGGTGCAACAGTTCCTCCCGCTTGGCGATGGTGGCGACGGCGAAGCCGCCCCTGGCGACGGTTGGGCGCGCCTGGCCAACACCGCCCTGCCCGACACCGCCCACCTCCAGGGCTATGCCGACCTGGCCGACGTGAAAGGCCAGGCCGGGGCCAAGCGGGCGCTGGAAATCGCGGCTGCTGGGAGCCACAGCCTGCTTTTGGTCGGCCCGCCAGGTTCGGGCAAGTCCATGCTGGCGCAGCGTTTTGCCGGATTGTTACCGCCGATGACGGTCATTGAGGCCCTGCAAAGCGCCGCCATCGCCAGCCTGGGCGGCAGCTTTGCGCTGGAGCGCTGGGCCACCCGGCCCACCTGCAGCCCGCACCACACGGCCAGCGCCGTGGCCCTGGTGGGCGGTGGATCGCCGCCACGCCCGGGCGAAATCTCGCTGGCCCACCATGGCGTGCTGTTCCTGGACGAAATGCCCGAATTCCCCCGCGCCGCGTTGGAGGCCTTGCGTGAGCCTTTGGAAACCGGCCACATCACCATCGCCCGCGCAGCCCGGCGGGCCCAGTTTCCGGCGCGCTTCCAGCTCATCGCGGCGATGAACCCCTGCCCCTGCGGCTATCTGGGCTCGCACCAAAGGGCCTGCCGCTGCAGCCCCGACCAGGTGGCGCGTTACCAGGGCAAGCTCAGCGGCCCGCTGATCGACCGTATCGACCTGCATCTCGAAGTGCCCGCCCTGCCCGCCGAAGACCTGCTGCACGCCCCGCCCGGCGAATCCACCGCCGCCATCCGCGAACGCTGCTCCACAGCCCGCCAGCGCGCCATGGACCGCCAAGGCAGCACCAACCAGGCGCTGCAAGGCAAAGCCATCGACCAGGCCGTGGCCCTGGAGCCCGCCGCCGCCCGCTTCCTGCACGGTGCGGCGGCCAAACTCGGCTGGTCGGCCCGGGGTATCCACCGGGCACTGAAGGTGGCCCGCACGATTGCAGATTTAGAGGGTGCAGCCACGACACAGGTACACCATGTGGCGGAGGCGATGCAGTACCGGCGGGTACTGCGGGGCGGGGGCATCGCGGGCTAG